Below is a genomic region from Medicago truncatula cultivar Jemalong A17 chromosome 3, MtrunA17r5.0-ANR, whole genome shotgun sequence.
GTCaaattttcacaaaaaataaataaatttagagtcttaagtttttgttaaaaaagacTTTTACTTACTCCTATCAGCCAGTGGGGTCAACAAGACAGTGATCACACATTCAATCTATCGTGATCATGAAGTAATCAAAAGAATATTCAATGTAtctttcaaaagaaatattCAATGTATATCATCTTTAAGtcacaatataaacaaaaaacgaCTTTCACTCAACACGacaaaaaaaacctttttgaCTAgttcaaaattgaagaaattgtaGCCACAGGTTAAATGAACTTATGAGTAATATTGGAAGACTAGTAGTTATATCATTAGACACATATTGATTTTGATAGGTGACcgtaaacatattttttttgacaaaattgtgGACGGATATATTTGAAATTCGTTCAAAtccttaaatttttattttttaaaacatgagCTTTATTATTTTGGatgaaaatagaaagaaaacttttattttttcaagaaaaattgtAGGGTTAATTACAATAAAGATGCGTAACAAACAGACAACGACTATTTTGGATGGACTAGtttaatttcttgaaaaaatagataaatactaccacttatttattttaaaaatgacttaAGAGCATATGTTAAGACCtataatttttaaaggaaaaGCTAACTTATGCCTTAATGCACaagttaataaatcaaataaagtatttttttttgttgaaatgtgtgtgttgagttaattttttatatgtaataAATAGAACACATAAAACATGagataatattttaattcattaatcaatagtaaaattttgaaaggaaaatatctataaattttgaatgattcaGTATTTACTCGGCAAAACAAAAGGTTAGCTAAGGCATTACATCACACAATAAGGTCATGATATTGAGAACCATAGAAAAAGACTAGAGACAGAGCATTTGTTTAGCTAGGATAGTAACTGCAGTCTCATAGAAATTGTCTTAATCATCCAACCAACTACTAACACCCTTAATTTCCCCCAACTACCAACACCCTTTTATGTAGTTGtgttcatttgttttttatgtGGTTCTTGcttcttctttgattttttcttctaaattgtgtttgatttcttcttctaaatTGTACTCTTCTCATGTttcacatttaatttaatataaaacatTTGTTTGTCTTAtagtattatttataattttagaatgctaattaattgcattttttttaagcaatttCTAAACTATAAATCAACTAGAttggtttttcttttaagaagctaaatttaCTCATTCAAATTGACACCTGAGAGAATCAAACATGAGACCTTGAGAAGGAACATGCTACACTTGCAAAGTAAGAAAGAGTTACATATAGATATTActtaatatgtaaaaaataaatatctttttttaagCTACAAATTAAAGATTAAGATTctggaaacaaaaaaaagaattcaaATATTATGATGAACGAAGTAAATTACAATTGATGGAACAATTTTTAACTATACTTTACTTATATCTCGTAAGAACTGTGATTATCAAAGTCTATTCGTCTGAAAACCGGAATGTTaacacaaaaattgaaaaacaaattaaattcatattatttattttttgttacaattaaatTCATACTATTGTTCGAAATGTAAATTCATACAttgtttctttgtatttttgtgtttttggtttCACCGGCTCTTTCTGTTTGCTGGTCCTCCGCCATCGATGGACTGTTTTCTTTCGTAGGGTCTCCTGCATTTTGGTATTGTGTTTTCGATTCTAGGTTCGTGCGTCTGCTTTTTGGTGTTGGTTCTAGTTCGCGTGGAAGAATTGGTTAGTAGGTGGAGCCGCTGCCGAGGCTAGtggtttgtgtttgtttggGTCATTGGCGGTGTTTGTCTGTAACCGGATGTTTGTCACCCGCGTCTAGTATGTTTTTCGTTTATGTTCCTAATGTTCGTGATATAACATTGGATGGTTGAAGACTTTTGGCCTCTTTATGATGTGGTTTGGTTTCAAAAACTTGAAAAGATATGGTTCTGTTAACCCGAAAGGGTTTGATTACTAACGTATTGGGGTCATTCCTCGATTTGAGTTCTTACGCATATGTTTGAAACCTATTGTGTTTCCGACTCACTGGTGTTTCCCGATCTGTTGAGATCTGCAAGTTTCAAGTCGTCTTGTCTGCCTAAGTTGCGCATGTAATGATTGAATTTTTGTTAGAATAGATTAGAGCTGATCTTCTAGGTCTGATTTATATCCTTGTATCGTCGTTTAGGTTGTATCTGTGTCAGGTCTAATATCTTCCAATCTTagtatctctttctttttatttaatataatcttCCTTTttgactataaaaaaaaatacattattgcTATTATCAAACTTTTAGTttctataattttattaatgagataaattttttataagttgagtagctaaataataaataaataaatttaatcctAAATTAAAAGCTTATAATTTTTCTTACACTCCAAGTTAATTAAGAAGAGTAACCAATGTTgtcaaaagaagataaaaaaaccATATTGAAGTCcatgtttttgttggaaaaatcTTTTATTGACTGTTATAGCTACTCAACTACAGAGAAGAAATATTCAATGAGCTAGTTGATCACATTCAATGGATCATGACCATGAATGAAGTAgcaaaataaatattcaatgcATATCATCATGTTTTAGAATACTAGTACTACAGAGAAGAAAAAAGCACGACTTTTCAATCTACACgacaaaataaacttttttgaaCAAGACAAAATACCCCTTTTTTGACTAGTTGGAAATTAGGAAACCCTATTCacataattaatgttttttattttgttttgagagGACATAATAAATGAACTTATGAAGTAAAAAATTTCTCCATTGaacataatatatatgttttattttgaaataataatcattttaaaattaaaatttgattcgAGGTGGATCTAGAGAAACAGTCGATGTTATTGAAGCTCGATGGAGGGCGGCGACATGAGCTCTTTGGTAGGGGTGTATTTGCAACCACTCATACGCTTAAGTTAGTGGGAGATTGAAGCGAGTATGAGACAATGAGAATAACAACTACCTTTCTTTTGAGCGAGTAGGTCATTATACAAGTCATGGTCCTCGCACGGGGTGTGCCTCGCGTACATGGCAGAAGCAAAAACCCCTAGAAACACATAACCCATGCGCCTCGCGCATGAGAGCAGCTCTCTTGCAATAACAAATACATAACAAAACTgaattgcttaaaaaaaatcaccattTTTATCCAAATTTTCAATAGGTACATTTATTTGATGATGCTAATGGAGAACAAAGTATGAAATACAGCTAAGCTAAGTAAACCAAGATCCTAGGGTCATTTCCTAATGACTAGAAATATACACAAATTTCACTCTAGAGATGAATCCTAAATGAGAAAGTAACTCATACACTTCACTTTCTATGCTGAGAATGGTGCAAAGATTTTTGTGAACCATGAAAAAGATCCAAAATATAACATTGTAGATCATCGACCGTATACTTGATCCACTTCTCATCAATGTTAGACGAGTTTCTACCTGTATAACTTCGGTAAGCAGGAATCAATTTCTGAGAAACCGATATTTGTAGGTCTTCGCGAAGTTCTTTATCAGGTACACTCCACCCCGTCTGTGTTTTGTATACTTCACCAAAAGCAGTACTAAAATCTTTGCATTTTTTCTTTAGTTTTCTCTTCACTCTGCAATTCGATAAACTTTCCTCACTGAACACAGAAAGTACTGCACTCCAAGTCACCTTCTCATAGCTTCTAGCATAATGCTGAAACATGCCAACATGTCGGCGAAGCCAGAAATCTCCAAAGAAATTGCATAGGTTTTTAGAACACTTAACCTTTTGAACCATGTAATGAATGTTATTCATCATGAAAATATGTTGCAAAGCAACATCAGTGTATAACTTTGATTTGTTGCATAAGTTGGATTCTAGAGTGGCAGTGATTTGCCTTAAGTTACAAGCAATTGGACAACATGAGAGAGTAGAATTTTCACCGTTGTCATCACTAGCCGCAAGATCGGTCGAAGTTTCATCCTCAATAAGAAGATTAAGGCTATCACCATATTCAACAAGTGCCTTGATGTAATTCATGACATATCTTGTAAGATGATGAACACCTCCACCAGGAAAACATTTATTTGATGGATTTGTTGCAATAGCATTTCTAAATGCAAGAAATGTAGATTTTATAGTATCACCAAAGCTTCTTAGAAGTTTGTGAAATTCTCCTCTGACaaaagaatcaacttcttcaatgaACAGAATATCTATATCCACTGCTAGAAGTTCCAAAACCTCATACATGTCAAGCAAACAAAACAGTTTTTCGGGTGTGTGTGTTCCCATTGTTATGGCCTCACCAAAATTTAAAAGGCACAAGACCGAACTCCGAGATATTTCGGAGAAACAAAGCTGATAAATGGATCCAAAGTCACCAAGAATCTGCTTACACAATCGTTTCTCGCTAACAAGATACGTCTGAACAATGACCTTCATCGCCCGAATCCATTTCTTTATCCGGCTATTCAAACAATGCCACTCCATTTTAAGCACACTTTCGATGCTTAGTTTTTCGATTTCTAGAATGACAAAGTACTCAGCCAAGGCTTCTCTTCTAGAAGCAATGAAGACATGACAAAACTCCTGATGGTAATTTGAAGCAAACATAGCTTTAGCAATGCTTTTGAGATCTTCAAGTACAGAAGGATGCACCAAATCTATAGTACTGCTTTCTTCGAATCGACCACCATCACTGCTCTGCGACGCCTCGTTGATATTTTCATCCTCAACTGAACCAAATGATCCATCATACACAATATCAACTCTGTTGGAATTGAAAGACATGTAATCAGGCTCAAAATATTGCATATGATTAAGAAGAATTTGAACCAACTCATCCTCAAGCCTTGACATAACAACTTGCAAAATTCCATTAGCCCTTTGAACAAGTTCCTTCTGCTTCCAATTTTCATTCATAGAATCAAAGTTTTGttgcaaagtttgaatttcaCCAACAAGTTTTAAATACTCAGAAGAAGATATGATTCCATGATTAGTCTCCAAACTCATTACCTTATCTTCAACACATTTAAGCTTTCTCTCTAATTGTTTGATGCAactttcctttctttcattgaTTGAACACAATTGGAACTCAAGATCCAAGAGAGTTTTTCTCAACTCATTAGAGACAGTTTTGCTTGAAGATAATGCTTTTATAATGTGTTGAGCTGCAGCAACCATGTCTTGAGCTTCTTCCATACCAGCAAAAACTGAACAAAGATTTTTGCCAAAGATATTTGAGACAAAGATGCAACAAAGCAGAAGAAGTACTAAACAAATTGAGAAAGTggatttttttggaaaagagTAATAATTAAGAGATAAATGAACTTTTGACAATTGAAATTTGGGaagtaaaaaaatcaaaggGATGTTTCTTTGTGGGAGAGGAAATAGAAAATTGTGGTGGAGAATCTTTGTATGTAAGATATCTTTCTGAAACCAATATTTAACGAAATTAGGAAATTGACTTGAAAGTTAGCACAAGTCAATACTCAATACAGGTGTCAAAGTCCTACGATCCAACACTTCACCaacaaaggaaagaaaaaaataaagcacaAGGTTTTTGTTCCACCtttatacttttctttttcttaaaaattaatctaaCCTACCAAAATTTATTTGTCTATTCTTACTTGTActtctttatttgtttttttgggtgTGCAACATCTTCACGCAACCACAAATATTAATCTTGAGGTAAATAAAACTGCAATGAATGGTAAAATTCTCTTTCAAAAGTTTTAATATTGTTGCATTTAAATGATTGGATTTAAATCAAAgacttttatttaaattggaATAGAGTCTTTGCTATCTTATCCAAAGACTCTTGTTAAATGTAGGTCTCTTTCATATGGCTATTGTTCATTGGCATGTGAGGCAGTGTAAAACGAAACAACGTAGAAAAGCATTAGTTCTCTCTGAAAAGGAGGTGATCCAGTCACACCTTCCAGTACGCTTATCTTGTTACGACCTCACTCCCCAACTGAGGAGGGGTCAAGTTTGACAAATTCTTTTTCTGAAGAGGAAGTTAAATGCGCTATTTGAGAGTGTGACAGTTTCAAGGACCTTGCGCTATTTGATAGTGTGATAGTTTCAAGAGCCAAGGTCCTAATGGAGTCAATCTTGGATTCTTTAAGGATTTTTAGGAGGATATGAAAGGTGATTTAATGTGTTTCTTTCATGAATTCTGTGTGCATGGAAAATTGACTAAAGGAATTAATAGTACCTGATTTCTAAAGTTGATAGTCCTCAGTGTTTGGCAGACTTTCGTCCTATTTCTCTGGTGAATAGCGTATACAAAATATTGTCTAAGGTTCATGCTAACCATCTGCAACATGTTTTGAGTTCTGTTATTTCTGAGGCCCAATCAAATTTTGTTAAGGGCCGTCAGATtcttgatgatattttgattgcTAATGAGTTGGTGGACGATGCTCGTCAATTGAAAAAagagttagttttttttaaagtggaCTTTGAAAAGGCCTATGATTATGTCAACTGGGCTTATTTAGATGCTAtctgatgagtcaataattagtgtttttaatataatatttgagtccgttttatttatatttgaatttgttttatttaattttatttcctttttagaactcttttacttcaattgcaagttatttaatttcaggaacaaatattctaaagattgagtcttcgagtaaaagaaagaggatttggagctgattcatgcttaaaatacgaagattgagaacaaaaatacgtctcccccaagtcagagacttggcacggcccgtgccaccaGCCACACGGCCGTTCCAACCTTCAGGATGCTCTTTTGCTGCTTCTGCTTCAAGAACAAGCTACCTATTAGTTTATTTCTGACCTAAAAGTCcgtggtttcttgtggaacattctagtgttATATTTCTTAGGGCTTAAGTcattgtaaactataaatagagtagctagctatcataacaaatcatcttttgttcttggaattcaatagtgacaattgtctttcttaataaaagtttttcatttactttcttgttattttatttatgttcttcttcttctcttctatgtctatgatgaacatgagtgagtagactcttcttgtcttgcgATAATTGGATGAGTCTAATGGCCTattcctaatcaaaccaagcctcaaaccctaattttatataaatctactttctaatctagtttcacctttttttaatgaattaacaaatacCAAACTCATAAAGCGACAGCGGAAGGTTAgtatttgttaattcatcatcacaaatattaaaGCGAAGCATCGAAAGAAGAagttttgatattggaacaagtgaaattagacaaggattATGAAATATGAGAATAGTCTCGCAAGCCTTGAGACAAATAAAGTTTCGTTCTTCAAAGATTCTAAGGGACTAATCTTCTTTTCTTAGACAGCAAAACACGGTAAACATAGCCACCATCAGTGATCCATCTCGTATGATCATAAACCTCATATATAAAATGAATATCCAAGGTAACAACAAAACACCTAGAGACAAACTCATATGACGGTAAGTCTTTCATATTCCATATACCAACAATTTTAAATCCCACAAATAGAGAACGAGAACATTGCACAATCATCTCAGGcatttcatatatatatcaGTTGTTGTGCAGTCCCCACATGATAATTTGTTGAGTATAAGGTAATGGAAATGACACCTTTTCTTGGGAGACAAAGGGGTTTGAATTTGTAATTAAATTTGTAATTGAATCATGTGCTTCTAAGATATGAGGAAAACCTTTTCAAAATGAGATCAGAGCTACACTAGCAATGGATGAGAGATTAAACCTGAAGAAGCCAACTTCATTGCGTTGGAAAAATTAGACATAGAAGTAGTATAAAGTAATAAATCAAGGAGAATTATTAAcacaaataaattgaatttgaataaacttaagtagagaaaagaaaactTATTGATTATTGACTGAGGCGTGCAATGCATTGGGCTTAAGAGTATTTTGCCACTTCGGTCGATTACCGATGTggttagagctgtcaaaacgggcggcccggccctaaacgggccggcccttgCGGGCTTCAGGCTTTagcgggccgggccaaaaagcccggttgacaaaacgggcttgaaatatactacccgagcccggccctacacgggccgcgggctaaacgggccggcccgtattaaaaattatatattttttttattttaaaaaatactataaaacactactataatttttttataaataatatttttaatatgtttaaataatgtctggcacaaaagtaaattgtaaacattttcgtacaaacgtcgtaaactaaaacgacgagaaaaatgattttaaataaattagatatgttatggttatagatatttatatattcgatctttaaaattataaataacgaaatgaataaatataactttatattacatttatatttgtgttaattcattgaattttcacttttattttttactttgataatcaactaagtaaataattatttgaaaaatatatataatttatagaattttttttgttatgcgggctaacgggctacccgcggcccattcgggctagccctaacgggtaccgggcttttaagggccgggctaaaaagccctattaaaattcgggctcaatattttaggcccaagccctatatttattcgggctaaacgggccggcccatacgggccggcccgttttgacagctctagatGTGGTAGATCTCATGGCTAGTACTCTTCAGGATACAACAGTCACTTCTTGCTAACACCGCATGTGAAATAGTAAGGTCTCGGGAACTTTTTGAATGCTCAAAGaaacttaatttttgttattaGAGATCAAAGTAATATAAAAGAATGAAGATGTTATCGTGATGTTTGTATATTTCTCTCCCTCTTGTATCCccttttatcaaaaatatataaCCCATCATAACCTAAAATATCATGGTTAACCATTCCATAATTTTTTCATCAAGCCTATGTGACCAAAACATTTTTCCAATTAATAAAGAGACCAAGTAAATTAATTGTAAACGCACATATTGACTAGGCAACAATATGTGTTGGTAATTAGTTACAAGACTTGGTCATaagtttatgttataattattaattaatatagtaattaattttaaaataaattactaataaaaaattacaacacaCTACACACCACAAAACTCCAATCATGACACACAGCGTTTTAATTCACCACTTTATGATCAATGTTAGGAGGTTATGGAGGAGGTGGTTCCATGGTGAGGCTCCCTGTCATTTGAAATTCCACAGGAATATTTTGAAAACTCCGATTTGGTGGTGTTGGCGGTGGCGACGACAAAGTATATAATCGAGAATGAGATATGTGTGTGTTTATCAAGCTTGTCCATGTAGATTTAGACCAAGTTGGATTTGTGTATCTTGCCTGATTGGAAATGGTGCTGCCTTGTGTTGTTCCAACAATGATCTCGTCGCGATTTTGGAAGAAGGTGACAACGTCGTTGGTGGGGAAAGTGTGTCGCAACACAATTCTCGTGGTTGAGGTGGCGGTGGAGGCATGCTGCATTTTTTTGTAGCTGCGATCTTTGCAATTGCTTTCTGAAAATCGCAATCTGGTGATGTGATGTTGCAAGAAAACAATATCAGCTTCTTTGTCGTGACATCTGGATGGATTGCTTCCTTCTTCTTATCAACGTCAAGTAGATCTATAGTTCCGTCCCGAAATAAATTGAAGGAGCAACTGATATCACGTTTGAATTCTTCACTTGGGTAGAATGTTGGTGACTGAATGTTCCTCCATTGGTTCAACGGATGAAATAATTTCGTGAGTAGAAATTCCATCGCTTGTCGATTTGGTGGCGTCGATCTCCTCTTCCAACAATTTTAGAATTCTGGCACAGGACTCTCAAATTTCTTGTGCATATTCAACCATATGTGAATTGGGTTGTTGGTTCGATTTGGGTTTAGCCATGGAAGATATGGACTGAGACGAGGTTGACTGTTTTGgagttttttcaatttatttctaAACACCATGGGAATAGCTTCTAGAGAAGTATTTGTGTCGTAGATTCATTTTAGCTTCAATTTGATCCATGATTTGTAACCTGGTCCGTCCAAATACACCATCTGCGTCCATCGAGCATTATGCCCAACTTCCATTTGTGCCAATCGATCTTCCCTTGCTGGATCCCGTCTATACTCTACCATGGTGACAATGAAAGCACCAATGTAATGGTTCTACTCAATTTGAATGGAAATGAAAACAATATTCTATTGAGTCATCCAAAGAAACATTACAACTTGGTAATTACAATAGTTTTTGATAGATAACAATAGGTAAATATGAAGATGAAGTGACAATAAGAAGAAGAATAGAACACAGGAACTAGAATCAGAGAGAGAAACAGAAGTTACATCACACGTATTTCATGCCTTATTTCCTTAACCTTCTCTTTTTTATAATGGTCCACATTCCTATTTCCTATATTACCATTATTTCTTTGACTCATTACTGTGTTCTCCAAAACTGTTATGTTACGGCTCTTCCAAGTACTCCAACATGCTATCACAAAAGCACGTTTTTTCTTTATACATTGTTTCCAAGCGTTCAAAAActatatgattaatgattgagTCATGCAGCAATAAAGGATTAATCGTTTGGTCAAACACATTTATACACCAACAAACTAAGAATCTGAACAATGTGAAACTTCAAACCAagtacaaacaactttaatacctACCCTCACGTTTAGCATGGTCTTGGGTCCAAATTTCACATTATAGTCCTTGACTCTACTTTGATTCCAGGTTAAATGTGTTTCTAATTACAAAAGTTAATTTAGGGGGTGAGGGTGGTCAAACACACAAACACCCAACAACCAGAAACCTGAGTAATGCAGGACTCcaaattacaaacaactttGATAGATTTGTCACCACATCTTAATTTAGGCATaaatggagttttttttttagaaccaataaattaatttttaatttcttttccccataatatatatatatatatatatactttttcaaACTGTCTAAGTTCAAAAggccttttttttaaggaaactcaAAAGGCTATTGGATAACATATAATTGatatcccctaaaaaaacataatacatCTAAATATGTACAAGAGTATGTGTGCATAAAATTTTGAaggtataaatatataatatatgaatattaaattattttcataatgt
It encodes:
- the LOC11421909 gene encoding exocyst complex component EXO70E2 — encoded protein: MEEAQDMVAAAQHIIKALSSSKTVSNELRKTLLDLEFQLCSINERKESCIKQLERKLKCVEDKVMSLETNHGIISSSEYLKLVGEIQTLQQNFDSMNENWKQKELVQRANGILQVVMSRLEDELVQILLNHMQYFEPDYMSFNSNRVDIVYDGSFGSVEDENINEASQSSDGGRFEESSTIDLVHPSVLEDLKSIAKAMFASNYHQEFCHVFIASRREALAEYFVILEIEKLSIESVLKMEWHCLNSRIKKWIRAMKVIVQTYLVSEKRLCKQILGDFGSIYQLCFSEISRSSVLCLLNFGEAITMGTHTPEKLFCLLDMYEVLELLAVDIDILFIEEVDSFVRGEFHKLLRSFGDTIKSTFLAFRNAIATNPSNKCFPGGGVHHLTRYVMNYIKALVEYGDSLNLLIEDETSTDLAASDDNGENSTLSCCPIACNLRQITATLESNLCNKSKLYTDVALQHIFMMNNIHYMVQKVKCSKNLCNFFGDFWLRRHVGMFQHYARSYEKVTWSAVLSVFSEESLSNCRVKRKLKKKCKDFSTAFGEVYKTQTGWSVPDKELREDLQISVSQKLIPAYRSYTGRNSSNIDEKWIKYTVDDLQCYILDLFHGSQKSLHHSQHRK